In the Halichoerus grypus chromosome 4, mHalGry1.hap1.1, whole genome shotgun sequence genome, one interval contains:
- the INHBB gene encoding inhibin beta B chain, with protein sequence MDGLPGRALGAACLLLLAAGWLGPEAWGSPTPPPSPAAPPPPPPPGAPGGSPDTCTSCGGFRRPEELGRVDGDFLEAVKRHILSRLQMRGRPNITHAVPKAAMVTALRKLHAGKVREDGRVEIPHLDGHASPGADGQERVSEIISFAETDGLASSRVRLYFFVSNEGNQNLFVVQASLWLYLKLLPYVLEKGGRRKVRVKVYFQEQGHGDRWNVVEKKVDLKRSGWHTFPLTEAMRALFERGERRLNLDVQCDGCQELAVLPVFVDPGEESHRPFVVVQARLGDSRHRIRKRGLECDGRTNLCCRQQFFIDFRLIGWNDWIIAPTGYYGNYCEGSCPAYLAGVPGSASSFHTAVVNQYRMRGLNPGTVNSCCIPTKLSTMSMLYFDDEYNIVKRDVPNMIVEECGCA encoded by the exons ATGGACGGGCTGCCCGGTCGGGCGCTGGGGGCCGCCTGCCTTTTGCTGCTGGCGGCCGGCTGGCTGGGGCCCGAGGCCTGGGGCTCGCCCACGCCCCCGCCGTcgcccgccgcgccgccgccgcccccgccgcccggaGCTCCCGGCGGCTCGCCGGACACCTGTACGTCGTGCGGCGGCTTCCGGCGGCCCGAGGAGCTGGGCCGGGTGGACGGCGACTTCCTGGAGGCGGTGAAGCGGCACATCTTGAGCCGCCTGCAGATGCGGGGCCGGCCCAACATCACGCACGCCGTGCCCAAGGCCGCCATGGTCACGGCCCTGCGCAAGCTGCACGCGGGCAAGGTGCGCGAAGACGGCCGCGTGGAGATCCCGCACCTCGACGGCCACGCCAGCCCGGGCGCAGACGGCCAGGAGCGCGTCTCCGAGATCATCAGCTTCGCCGAGACAG ATGGCCTCGCCTCCTCCCGGGTCCGCCTGTACTTCTTCGTCTCCAACGAGGGCAACCAGAACCTGTTTGTGGTGCAGGCCAGCCTGTGGCTCTACCTGAAGCTCCTGCCCTACGTCCTGGAGAAGGGCGGCCGCAGGAAGGTGCGCGTCAAGGTGTACTTCCAGGAGCAGGGCCACGGCGACCGGTGGAACGTGGTGGAGAAGAAGGTGGACCTCAAGCGCAGTGGCTGGCACACCTTTCCGCTCACCGAGGCCATGCGGGCCTTGTTTGAGCGCGGCGAGCGGCGGCTCAACCTGGACGTGCAGTGTGACGGCTGCCAGGAGCTGGCCGTGCTGCCCGTGTTCGTGGACCCGGGCGAGGAGTCGCACCGGCCCTTTGTGGTTGTGCAGGCCCGGCTGGGGGACAGCAGACACCGCATCCGCAAGCGGGGCCTGGAGTGCGATGGCCGGACCAACCTCTGTTGCAGGCAGCAGTTCTTCATCGACTTCCGCCTCATCGGCTGGAACGACTGGATCATCGCGCCCACTGGCTACTACGGGAATTACTGTGAGGGCAGCTGCCCGGCCTACCTGGCGGGGGTCCCCGGCTCCGCCTCCTCCTTCCACACGGCCGTGGTCAACCAGTACCGCATGCGGGGCCTCAACCCCGGCACGGTCAACTCCTGCTGCATCCCCACCAAGCTGAGCACCATGTCCATGCTCTACTTCGACGACGAGTACAACATCGTCAAGCGGGACGTGCCCAACATGATCGTGGAGGAGTGCGGCTGCGCCTGA